A window of the Pontibacillus yanchengensis genome harbors these coding sequences:
- the buk gene encoding butyrate kinase: MLQQTYRTLVINPGSTSTKIGVFNNNQCIFEETIRHKSEETSNFPRIIEQFDFRKKTILDALDHEGINISKLDAVCGRGGLLRPIEGGTYKVNEAMLHDLQIGYNGEHASNLGGIIANEIAKGLNIPAFIVDPVVVDELASVSRFSGVPEIPRKSIFHALNQKAVARRVANDLEKPYRELNIIVVHMGGGITVGAHVNGKVVDVNNGLHGDGPFSPERAGTVPAGDLVSMCFSGEYYREEIMKKLVGQGGIMAYLETNDAVEVEKRIEAGDEVAREVYDAMAYQIAKEIGSMSAVMLGKVDAIALTGGLAYGKEFVSMITERINWIADCLVYPGENELQALNEGTLRVLRNEEQPKTYPNPVG, from the coding sequence TAGAACACTTGTGATTAATCCAGGATCCACATCTACCAAAATCGGCGTCTTTAATAACAATCAATGCATCTTCGAAGAAACGATTCGGCATAAGAGTGAAGAAACATCCAACTTTCCAAGAATTATAGAACAATTCGACTTCCGCAAAAAAACAATACTAGATGCCCTTGACCATGAGGGCATCAATATCTCTAAGCTGGATGCTGTATGTGGAAGAGGAGGATTACTACGTCCGATAGAAGGCGGAACGTATAAAGTAAATGAAGCCATGCTACATGACTTGCAGATTGGTTATAATGGGGAACATGCCTCCAATCTTGGGGGAATAATAGCCAATGAGATTGCTAAAGGCTTAAATATACCTGCATTTATCGTAGACCCTGTTGTTGTTGATGAATTAGCATCCGTTTCTCGTTTTTCGGGGGTTCCAGAAATTCCGAGAAAAAGTATCTTCCACGCCTTGAATCAAAAAGCAGTTGCTCGAAGAGTCGCTAATGACCTGGAGAAACCGTATAGAGAGCTCAATATTATTGTCGTCCATATGGGTGGAGGAATAACAGTTGGTGCCCATGTGAATGGCAAAGTCGTGGATGTTAATAATGGTCTCCATGGAGATGGTCCTTTTTCACCTGAACGTGCAGGCACCGTTCCAGCAGGTGACTTAGTTTCGATGTGTTTTTCTGGGGAATATTATCGCGAAGAAATCATGAAGAAATTAGTTGGACAAGGTGGAATTATGGCTTATCTTGAAACCAATGATGCGGTTGAGGTCGAAAAACGAATTGAAGCTGGTGATGAAGTAGCTCGAGAAGTCTACGATGCTATGGCATATCAAATAGCGAAAGAAATTGGGTCAATGAGTGCCGTTATGCTAGGCAAAGTTGATGCAATTGCATTAACAGGAGGTCTTGCATATGGTAAAGAATTTGTTTCGATGATTACAGAGCGAATTAATTGGATTGCTGATTGTTTGGTCTATCCTGGAGAAAACGAATTACAAGCATTGAATGAGGGTACATTACGGGTGCTCCGTAATGAAGAGCAACCTAAAACCTATCCCAATCCAGTTGGGTGA
- the lpdA gene encoding dihydrolipoyl dehydrogenase: MAEEYDLVVLGGGTGGYVAAVRASQLGLKTAIVESGKLGGTCLHRGCIPSKALLRSAEVYKQTKEADTYGIETSEPTLNFFKVQERKQSIVDTLHKGVQGLMKQGKIDVYEGFGRILGPSIFSPSAGTISVEMNNGEENEMLIPKNVLVATGSSPRTLPGLEVDEQFVMTSDEALSMEELPSSIVIVGGGVIGIEWASMLADFGVEVTVLEYLDRILPTEDHEVAKEMTRLMKKKGVKLVTGTKVMGDTLKKEQGIEIQAERNGETETYKADRMLVSVGRTPNVKNIGLENTDIQVENGAIQTNKYYQTKESHIYAIGDVIGGMQLAHVASHEGIIAVEHMSEQDPLPMDMEQVPSCIYSNPEVASVGLTEEQAKEQGYDVKTGKFSFKAIGKALVFGDTDGFVKIVADKQTDDLLGVHMLGPHVTDMISEAGLAKVLDATPWEIAHSIHPHPTLSEVMGEAALAVDGKQIHG, encoded by the coding sequence ATGGCAGAAGAATATGATTTAGTCGTTCTTGGTGGCGGAACAGGAGGATATGTGGCTGCTGTTCGAGCTTCGCAATTAGGATTAAAGACAGCCATTGTCGAAAGTGGCAAATTAGGAGGGACATGCCTGCATAGAGGATGTATCCCATCAAAAGCATTATTGCGAAGTGCAGAGGTGTATAAACAAACGAAAGAAGCTGATACATATGGAATTGAAACGTCAGAACCAACGTTGAATTTCTTTAAAGTTCAAGAACGCAAACAATCCATAGTAGACACACTTCATAAAGGCGTACAAGGTTTAATGAAACAAGGGAAGATTGACGTATATGAAGGATTTGGAAGAATTCTAGGTCCTAGCATTTTTTCACCATCGGCAGGTACTATTTCCGTGGAGATGAACAATGGGGAAGAAAACGAAATGCTCATTCCGAAAAATGTTCTTGTTGCGACAGGTTCAAGCCCTAGAACATTACCTGGCTTGGAAGTGGATGAACAGTTTGTCATGACTTCTGATGAAGCACTAAGTATGGAAGAATTGCCTTCATCTATTGTTATTGTTGGTGGAGGTGTCATTGGGATAGAATGGGCTTCCATGTTAGCAGATTTCGGAGTAGAAGTTACGGTGCTAGAATATCTAGACCGCATATTACCAACTGAAGATCACGAAGTTGCTAAAGAAATGACCCGTTTAATGAAGAAGAAAGGTGTGAAACTCGTAACGGGCACAAAGGTTATGGGTGATACCTTAAAAAAAGAACAAGGCATTGAAATTCAAGCAGAACGAAATGGTGAAACAGAAACGTATAAAGCTGACCGTATGTTAGTTTCCGTTGGGCGTACACCTAATGTTAAAAACATTGGTCTTGAAAATACAGACATTCAAGTAGAGAATGGTGCCATTCAAACCAATAAGTATTATCAAACAAAGGAATCACACATTTATGCAATCGGTGATGTCATAGGTGGCATGCAACTAGCTCATGTTGCTTCACATGAAGGTATCATTGCAGTGGAACACATGTCTGAACAAGACCCATTACCTATGGATATGGAACAAGTGCCTTCCTGTATTTATTCCAATCCTGAGGTTGCAAGCGTAGGACTTACAGAAGAACAAGCGAAAGAGCAAGGGTATGATGTGAAGACAGGTAAGTTCTCCTTTAAAGCTATTGGTAAGGCTTTAGTGTTTGGGGATACAGATGGTTTTGTAAAGATAGTAGCAGATAAACAAACAGATGACTTATTAGGGGTTCATATGTTAGGACCGCATGTAACGGATATGATTTCAGAAGCTGGACTTGCAAAAGTATTGGATGCAACACCGTGGGAAATTGCCCACAGCATCCACCCTCACCCAACGCTTTCTGAGGTAATGGGTGAAGCAGCTCTAGCTGTAGACGGAAAACAAATTCACGGATAA
- a CDS encoding thiamine pyrophosphate-dependent dehydrogenase E1 component subunit alpha, whose amino-acid sequence MYRTMLLARKIDERMWLLNRSGKIPFVISCQGQEAAQVGASFALDLEKDYVAPYYRDMGIVLSFGMNAQELMLSGFAKAEDPNSGGRQMPGHFGQKKNRIITGSSPVTTQVPHAVGFALASKMQKEDFVTLTTLGEGSSNQGDFHEALNFAGVHKLPVITMVENNKYAISVPVEKQIACEKVSDRAQGYGMPGYTVDGNDPLAVYEAVKEAADRARRGEGPSLIETVSYRLTAHSSDDDDRTYREQEEVEEAKKKDSLITFKAYLQEVGVLTDEKEQQLEDELKNIINDATDYAENAPYAEPESALKYVYAENE is encoded by the coding sequence ATGTATCGAACGATGTTACTTGCTAGAAAAATAGATGAACGTATGTGGTTGTTGAACCGTTCAGGTAAGATTCCATTCGTCATTTCATGTCAGGGGCAAGAGGCAGCGCAAGTAGGGGCATCTTTTGCTCTTGATCTAGAGAAGGATTATGTAGCACCGTATTATCGAGATATGGGTATTGTGCTGTCATTTGGAATGAATGCACAGGAATTAATGCTTTCTGGTTTTGCCAAGGCAGAAGATCCAAACTCAGGTGGACGTCAGATGCCTGGGCACTTCGGTCAGAAGAAAAACCGTATTATAACTGGGTCTTCACCGGTTACGACTCAGGTACCCCATGCAGTTGGGTTTGCATTAGCATCCAAAATGCAAAAAGAAGATTTTGTCACACTAACTACTTTAGGTGAAGGATCTTCTAACCAGGGGGATTTCCATGAGGCTTTGAACTTTGCTGGTGTTCATAAGTTACCTGTTATCACAATGGTAGAAAACAATAAATACGCTATTTCGGTACCTGTGGAAAAACAAATCGCATGTGAGAAAGTATCTGATCGTGCTCAAGGATATGGAATGCCTGGCTACACAGTAGATGGAAATGATCCGCTGGCTGTCTATGAAGCTGTGAAAGAAGCAGCAGACCGAGCACGTCGTGGGGAAGGCCCATCACTAATCGAAACAGTTTCCTATCGTTTAACGGCTCACTCTAGTGATGATGATGATCGTACGTATCGAGAGCAGGAAGAAGTAGAAGAAGCGAAAAAGAAAGACTCTCTCATTACCTTTAAAGCTTACTTACAAGAAGTAGGAGTTTTAACGGATGAAAAAGAACAACAGCTTGAAGATGAGCTTAAGAATATTATTAATGATGCGACAGATTATGCTGAAAACGCACCATATGCTGAACCAGAGAGTGCTCTGAAGTATGTATATGCCGAGAATGAGTAG
- a CDS encoding alpha-ketoacid dehydrogenase subunit beta, with protein MPVMSYIQAVTQALHEEMDRDEKVYVLGEDVGKRGGVFRATDGLYDKFGEERVIDTPLAESAIAGVGIGTAMYGLRPVAEMQFADFIMPAVNQILSEASKIRYRSNNDWSCPITIRAPYGGGVHGALYHSQSVESVFANSPGLKIVMPSTPYDAKGLLKAAVRDDDPVLFFEHKRAYRLIKGEVPEDEYTLPIGKADVKREGSDITVITYGLCVHFALQAAEKLAEEGIDAHILDLRTVYPLDKESIIEAAKKTGKVLLITEDNLEGSIISEVSAIVSENCLFDLDAPVQRLAGPDVPSMPYAPSMEKYFMMNPDKVEKAMRDLAEF; from the coding sequence ATGCCAGTTATGTCTTATATCCAAGCAGTAACACAAGCACTGCATGAAGAAATGGATCGTGATGAGAAGGTTTATGTTTTGGGGGAAGACGTCGGTAAGCGCGGTGGTGTATTCCGTGCTACAGATGGTCTTTATGATAAATTTGGGGAAGAGCGTGTGATTGATACACCTCTGGCCGAATCAGCTATTGCTGGTGTAGGAATTGGTACTGCTATGTATGGCTTACGACCTGTAGCTGAGATGCAGTTTGCAGACTTTATCATGCCTGCCGTTAACCAAATCCTATCCGAAGCTTCCAAAATTAGATATCGCTCTAATAATGATTGGAGCTGCCCAATTACAATTCGTGCTCCATATGGTGGGGGAGTCCATGGAGCGTTATACCACTCTCAATCTGTTGAATCTGTCTTTGCGAATTCCCCTGGATTGAAAATTGTGATGCCTTCTACACCATATGATGCTAAGGGCTTATTAAAAGCAGCTGTTCGTGACGATGACCCTGTTCTTTTCTTTGAACATAAGCGGGCATATCGTTTGATCAAGGGGGAAGTTCCTGAAGATGAATATACACTTCCAATTGGAAAAGCTGATGTAAAACGGGAAGGATCTGATATCACGGTCATTACCTATGGGCTTTGTGTACACTTTGCTCTACAAGCAGCAGAGAAGCTAGCAGAAGAAGGTATTGATGCTCATATTCTTGATCTTCGTACCGTTTATCCTTTAGATAAAGAATCTATTATTGAAGCGGCTAAGAAGACAGGAAAAGTTCTTCTAATTACAGAGGACAATCTTGAAGGCAGTATTATTAGTGAAGTATCTGCCATCGTATCTGAAAACTGTCTGTTTGATTTAGATGCACCAGTTCAACGTTTAGCTGGACCTGATGTACCATCGATGCCGTATGCTCCATCTATGGAAAAATACTTTATGATGAATCCAGATAAAGTAGAAAAAGCAATGCGTGATTTAGCTGAATTCTAA
- a CDS encoding dihydrolipoamide acetyltransferase family protein yields MAKEKINMPQLGESVTEGTISTWLVSEGDTIEKYDPIAEVMTDKVNAEVPSSFSGKIVEFVAQEGDTLAVGDLMCYIETEDAGEETNQADSQEDKPEAPVEKETIDEEDDADQPMKKRYSPAVLHMAQENDIDLNQVKGSGRGGRITRKDLEKIIESGDIPKEQPNQAASSQESQEIPKEATPTQEAPKAAQPASSGPQPTAQEGDVEIPVTGVRKAIAQNMVKSTQEIPHAWMMVEVDVTNLVELRNSLKNEFKQKEGFSLTFFAFFVKAVAQALKEYPQLNSTWAGDKIIQRKAINLNIAVAKENELFVPVIKNADEKSIKGIAKDITDLAEKARNGKLTNDDMQGGTFTVNNTGSFGSVQSMGVINPPQSAILQVESIVKRPVFMNGMFAARDMVNLCLSLDHRVLDGLVAGNFLARVKELLEKMTKENTSVY; encoded by the coding sequence TTGGCTAAAGAAAAAATCAATATGCCTCAGCTAGGGGAAAGTGTTACAGAAGGAACCATCAGTACGTGGTTGGTTTCTGAAGGAGACACCATTGAAAAATATGACCCGATTGCTGAGGTTATGACGGATAAAGTAAATGCAGAGGTTCCTTCTTCTTTTTCAGGTAAGATTGTTGAATTTGTTGCCCAAGAAGGGGATACGCTAGCTGTTGGTGACCTTATGTGTTACATCGAAACAGAGGACGCAGGAGAAGAAACGAATCAAGCTGATTCTCAAGAAGACAAGCCAGAAGCACCTGTTGAAAAGGAAACAATTGATGAAGAAGATGATGCAGATCAGCCTATGAAAAAGCGTTATTCACCAGCCGTATTACATATGGCTCAAGAAAATGATATCGATCTAAACCAGGTCAAAGGATCTGGTCGAGGTGGGAGAATTACTCGAAAAGACCTTGAGAAGATTATTGAATCTGGAGATATACCAAAAGAACAACCGAACCAAGCTGCTTCCTCACAAGAATCTCAAGAAATACCAAAAGAAGCAACACCAACTCAAGAAGCACCAAAAGCAGCACAACCAGCATCTTCTGGACCACAACCTACTGCTCAAGAAGGCGATGTAGAAATCCCAGTTACAGGTGTTCGTAAGGCGATTGCGCAAAATATGGTTAAATCCACCCAAGAGATTCCACATGCATGGATGATGGTGGAAGTGGATGTAACCAATTTAGTAGAACTTCGTAATTCACTTAAAAATGAATTTAAACAAAAGGAAGGCTTCAGCTTAACGTTCTTTGCTTTCTTTGTTAAAGCTGTTGCACAAGCGTTGAAGGAATATCCTCAGCTAAATAGTACATGGGCAGGGGACAAAATCATTCAACGAAAAGCAATTAATCTAAACATTGCAGTAGCAAAAGAAAACGAATTATTTGTTCCAGTCATCAAGAATGCTGATGAGAAGAGCATCAAAGGTATTGCAAAAGATATCACGGACCTTGCTGAGAAAGCTCGTAACGGTAAGCTAACGAACGATGATATGCAAGGTGGAACATTCACTGTAAACAATACTGGTTCCTTTGGATCTGTACAGTCAATGGGAGTCATCAATCCACCACAATCTGCAATCTTGCAAGTAGAATCGATTGTTAAACGTCCAGTATTTATGAATGGAATGTTCGCAGCAAGAGACATGGTTAACTTGTGTCTATCACTAGACCACCGTGTATTAGATGGACTTGTAGCGGGTAATTTCCTTGCACGAGTAAAAGAGTTACTAGAAAAGATGACGAAAGAAAATACTTCAGTGTATTAA
- the adhE gene encoding bifunctional acetaldehyde-CoA/alcohol dehydrogenase, with the protein MSVEEKKMKQETASKMVDVLVSNAKKALEEMKKLTQEQVDYIVKEMALAGLDQHMPLAKLAVEETKRGVYEDKIIKNLFATEYIYHNIKYDKTVGVINDQTQEGMVEIAEPVGVIAGVTPVTNPTSTTMFKAITSIKTGNPIIFAFHPSAQQCSSEAARVVRDAAIRAGAPENCVQWITHPSLDATQQLMTHEGVSLILATGGAGMVKSAYSSGKPALGVGPGNVPCYIEKTANIKRSVNDLILSKTFDNGMICASEQAVIIDKEIYQNVKQEMVNNKCYFLNKDEIAMVEKLVINESSCAVNADIVGKPAYEIARMAGIEVPKDVKILIAELKGVGPAYPLSREKLSPVLACYKANTTEEGLKRAEEMLEFGGLGHSAVIHSEDQQVIDSFGIRMKAGRLIVNAPSSQGAIGDIYNAYMPSLTLGCGTFGGNSVSTNVGAVHLINIKKMAKRTNNMQWFKIPPKIYFEKNSIQYLAKMPKISKAFIVTDEGMVKLGYVDKILHYLRKRPDYVHCEIFSDVEPDPSSDTVMRGAEMMKQFQPDVIIALGGGSAMDAAKGMWLFYEHPTTDFGGLKQKFLDIRKRVFKYPELGLQAQFVAIPTTSGTGSEVTSFSVITDKENNVKYPLADYELTPDVAIIDPQFVMTVPKTVTADTGMDVLTHAIEAYVSNMANDYTDGLAIKAIQLVFDYLPRAYRNGDKDEEAREKMHNASTIAGMAFANAFLGINHSLAHKLGAEFHIAHGRSNAILLPHVVRYNATKPTKFTAFPKYEHFKADERYAEISRILGLPSRTIEEGVESLVQAIIRLAKELNIPMSIGENGVDAKEFESKIEQLADRAFEDQCTTANPKMPLVTELAEIYRKAYKGV; encoded by the coding sequence ATGTCTGTAGAAGAGAAGAAAATGAAACAGGAAACTGCTTCTAAAATGGTTGATGTATTGGTGAGTAATGCTAAGAAAGCTTTAGAGGAAATGAAGAAGTTAACCCAGGAGCAAGTTGATTATATTGTAAAAGAAATGGCTCTAGCAGGACTAGATCAACATATGCCTCTAGCAAAATTAGCTGTTGAAGAAACCAAGCGAGGTGTCTATGAAGACAAAATTATCAAGAATCTATTCGCTACAGAATATATCTACCATAATATCAAGTATGATAAAACAGTCGGCGTAATTAATGATCAAACCCAAGAAGGTATGGTTGAGATTGCTGAACCAGTTGGTGTTATAGCTGGTGTTACACCTGTAACGAACCCTACTTCTACGACAATGTTTAAAGCAATTACTTCTATTAAAACAGGTAATCCTATTATCTTTGCTTTTCATCCATCTGCTCAACAATGTAGTAGCGAAGCGGCTCGAGTTGTTAGAGATGCTGCCATAAGAGCAGGAGCACCAGAAAACTGCGTGCAATGGATTACCCACCCATCTTTAGATGCAACCCAACAATTGATGACACATGAAGGTGTATCATTAATTCTTGCCACTGGGGGTGCAGGGATGGTTAAATCCGCTTACAGTTCCGGAAAGCCTGCTCTTGGAGTAGGACCTGGAAATGTACCTTGTTATATTGAAAAAACAGCAAATATAAAACGTTCTGTAAATGATCTTATTCTTTCCAAAACGTTCGATAACGGTATGATTTGTGCTTCAGAACAAGCTGTTATCATCGACAAAGAAATTTATCAAAATGTGAAGCAGGAAATGGTGAATAACAAATGCTATTTCTTAAACAAGGACGAAATAGCAATGGTAGAAAAACTTGTAATTAACGAATCATCCTGTGCTGTGAATGCTGACATTGTCGGAAAGCCAGCTTATGAAATAGCAAGAATGGCAGGTATTGAAGTGCCTAAAGATGTGAAAATACTAATAGCTGAATTAAAAGGAGTGGGGCCAGCTTATCCTCTTTCTCGTGAAAAGTTAAGTCCAGTTCTGGCATGTTATAAAGCGAACACTACCGAGGAAGGATTAAAAAGAGCTGAAGAGATGCTTGAGTTTGGTGGGTTAGGTCACTCAGCCGTTATTCATTCAGAAGATCAACAAGTGATTGACTCATTTGGAATACGGATGAAAGCAGGACGTCTTATTGTAAATGCCCCTTCTTCACAAGGTGCAATTGGAGATATTTATAATGCCTATATGCCTTCCCTTACTTTAGGATGCGGTACGTTTGGAGGAAACTCTGTGTCCACAAATGTAGGAGCTGTACACTTGATCAATATTAAAAAAATGGCTAAGCGAACTAACAATATGCAATGGTTTAAAATACCGCCAAAAATATATTTTGAGAAAAACTCCATTCAATACTTGGCTAAAATGCCTAAAATATCGAAAGCATTTATTGTAACAGATGAGGGAATGGTCAAATTAGGTTATGTAGATAAAATTCTTCATTATCTACGTAAACGCCCTGACTACGTACATTGTGAAATCTTTTCAGATGTAGAGCCAGACCCATCTAGCGATACAGTTATGAGAGGTGCTGAAATGATGAAGCAATTCCAACCAGATGTGATTATTGCACTTGGTGGAGGCTCAGCTATGGATGCAGCTAAAGGAATGTGGCTTTTTTATGAGCATCCAACCACAGATTTTGGTGGGTTAAAACAAAAATTCCTAGATATTCGAAAACGTGTTTTTAAATATCCTGAATTAGGATTACAAGCGCAATTTGTAGCTATCCCAACTACATCTGGAACAGGTTCTGAGGTCACATCCTTTTCCGTTATTACAGATAAAGAAAATAATGTGAAGTACCCTTTAGCAGATTACGAATTAACACCTGATGTAGCAATCATTGATCCACAGTTTGTCATGACGGTTCCTAAGACAGTTACGGCAGATACCGGAATGGATGTATTGACACATGCTATTGAGGCTTATGTCTCTAATATGGCAAATGACTATACAGATGGATTAGCTATTAAGGCTATACAATTAGTTTTTGACTATTTACCTAGAGCTTATCGAAATGGGGATAAAGATGAAGAAGCAAGAGAAAAAATGCATAATGCTTCTACCATAGCTGGTATGGCTTTTGCCAATGCATTCCTAGGAATTAACCATAGCTTAGCCCATAAGTTAGGAGCAGAATTCCACATTGCTCATGGTCGCTCTAATGCCATCCTGCTTCCACATGTCGTGCGGTATAATGCAACAAAACCGACCAAGTTTACGGCTTTTCCAAAATACGAACATTTCAAAGCAGACGAAAGATATGCAGAGATTTCTCGGATTCTTGGCTTGCCATCTCGCACAATAGAAGAAGGAGTAGAAAGCTTAGTTCAAGCGATTATTCGTTTAGCAAAAGAACTTAATATTCCAATGAGCATAGGAGAGAATGGTGTAGATGCGAAGGAATTTGAGAGTAAAATAGAGCAATTAGCAGACCGTGCATTTGAGGATCAGTGTACAACAGCAAATCCAAAAATGCCGCTTGTGACAGAATTGGCTGAGATCTATAGAAAAGCTTATAAAGGCGTATAA